The Fusarium falciforme chromosome 4, complete sequence genomic interval CACGATGGGTCCGGAGCTTGATTCTTTCACCATCTCGAATACCGAACCAATTGCGAACGATCCGTAAGAAACTCAAAGTGAAAAGAGTCCCATCTTCCTTGGTTCTGGGAAATTAAACTCGACGATGTCATGGCTTGAACCTTGGACATGGCCGGCTTCAGATTGCGGGAGTGGCTCAACGCTTGTGGGTTTTTTTGTTgcaagaagatcaacggAGATGCCGCCTTTTTAGAGCTCTAGAGACGGGGTTTTTGAGACAGCGGTTGTTTTTCCAAAACAGCACTTCTCGTATACACCACCAAGATCAAAGGTCCAACCAACATTTGCACAGCCTGCGGAACGCCCGGAGGAACAGACATGTTCCCTTCTTGCGGGGTTTTGCAACCACACCATGTGCTGTAACCTGGCAGTGGCTGTCTCGTAGTGGCGCCCCTCCCCGGAAGTGGGTGCTGGCCGCTGTTGGtgcttctcttccttttccttttttgCTGATGGTGGTCTGACGCCAGGTCGGTTCGAGGCATCACGCTGACGATGGCATGAACAAAAGCTTGGCTTTCTTAATTACCCGTTCAATGTTCATCTCTTTGACTCTTGTCTAGATGGTCTACTGCAGCTCGTTGTGCGTCTCACACAGAGTGTCTCTCAACCCATGCCAGCTGTGCGACCTTTCACTTTGCTCCAGTCTGTCACCCAACTGCAAATCTCTTCCCCAATTGGCCCTGAACAGATAAGAGATGCACCTGTTTGTTTATCCACCCCTCCCGGTTCACCCGACAGTGAACAAGGTTTCGTCCCATGTCGCAACTCTTCGTCATGATGCGCCCACTCCCCCAAGCTCGGGGTCAGCCTTCTTCCCACAGCTCTCTCGCTCACTTCAAAGTGGTTTGGTCAAATACGAGCCTACCGAAAGGAGCACTCTGATCAGCAGGCTTCTCTGCTCGTGTGTGGTCCACTAACAATCTGGCAACGAGAAAAAGGCCCTTTCGGCTCGGCGCGATAACAAGCTGGCCTTGTTCCGCGCTAGGAAATGCCGACGTGAGAAAGAGACCAGGGcatttgctttgctttgctttggtCTGCtttgtttttatttttatcaCCGCTCGCTAGCTTCCCGAAGTTCCCAGCCACGAGGCGTCAAGCCCGATTGGGGGGAGGCCAGGTCAAAGGGGGCATGGGCGGCAAAAAGGGAGGGGAGGGCTTTTGTAGTGGTTGCTGGGCACAGAAAGGTGGCGTGCTGTATTTCCGTTTGCAATCAAAACAATAGAGACTATTCCAAACAAAACGCCCAATTCTTTCATTAAGTATTCTATATAGTACGTTCATGACatttgctgttgctgctacTGCTGCGTATAATCGCGCTTAAGTAGAACTCGTAGTCTCCACATCTATCGCCAGCTGCGTCACGTTGAAAGTGACATACTCATTGTTGGAAGAGTAGGCTTCGGTTCCCCAGGCCATGTAGCCGAGGTAGTCGGTGGGGGACGGGTAGTCCGTGTCGCTCATTGACAGGATCTCGTTGATCAGAGGGGAGAGGTCGCCGCTGAACTTTTCCACGGGATCCTTGACGTACCATGTGAGCACCTTTTGCTTGGTCTCGTCGTTGACGCCGACGTAGAGTTCGCTGAGAAGTTAGCACATGGAAAACAGAGTCATGGGATACAAGACTCACAACTTGACTCCATGAAGAGTCTTGGTCGCCACAGGACTCGCGCCGCCATTGAAACCGATAGGCTGAGTAGCAGCTCCGATGGCCGCAAACCACACCATGATTTCGTGAGAAGCGTCCTCACTGACCTTTGActtttccttgtccttgtccaagAACATATCCATGGCGACGTTGGCGTTGACCTCGCGATCCACGAGATCATCAAAGTCGGACTTTGTGATGTGCTTGCTTCCCTTGGCCGACGTGTTACCAGCAGCGTAGGTCCAGGCAAAGTCGACCTCAATCTTTTCAATCGTGTTTAGCTTGACGGGGAACGTGTCGCCTTCAACCATGACGTTGGGGAAGGCGTGCACAGGAGCCTTGACATCGTCGACGGGATAGGCCCAGACGCTGGCCCAGTTGGGCGCCGTGAACTCTGTGTCATAGGTCTTGTTGTTGTGGATGTCGACCTGAGCATCGTGTTAGGTATATGATGAAGCAGGTGGATCTCTATCAACGGCAGTTGTGATGCCATGCCAGGATGGTTGATGGGGATGAAAATCCGGGGACtcgagagatgagatgagaaaaGGCGTCAAGCTTACATATAAACACATTCCTCCCTTTCCACCATCCTTCACACCCCACTGATTGGGATTCACTACATCAAGTCAAGTCAGTAAATTGTAACACAAGCATGTCGCACCGAGGTTGAGCCAAGCTCGACGTTCATGATGCGGCTCAACCATCAAGGCGGCAAGGTGCATATGACAGACGCGggggaggacaaggaggcaCCAAACGGTCTGGCAGGTGTCTACATCTACTAGGGGGGCATAGGGAAAGGATAAAAATAACAATGGGTAAAATGAGtgtgaaaaaaaaagccaTGAAAAAAGTACTCACGTGTAAACTCAAGGCCCTTGGTCTCTGGATGAATACCAAACGACTTTTGGCAGTACTGCTCGACCGTGATGCCATTATCGTTGGGCCTCTTTGGCTTGGTCGGGTCAGGCTGCGGCTTGAACAGAGGAGGACCTCCTGTGGCCTCTCGATGCTTCTCGAGGCCAAAGAGGATGCCGAgagtgatggcgatggggaGGGCCAAGAGGCCAAAGTTGACGAGGAAGCGAATCGTCATGGCTGACGGGGGTGGGGGAAAAGACGAACGAACGATGGACGATGAGCGAGTGAacaaaagagagaaaaatCTATACAGTTGAAGATTGTCTTTCTCTTACTCAAAACGATGGCTTCCCTTTGCCCTCCTCTCGATCGGGAGAGATCAGAATAACGAGCGAACGAACGTCTTGGGGGGCAACGGAACGGATGATGGACGACGACGGGCAGAATCAAGGAAAACAAGCCCGAGAAATGGATGCCTCAGCTCAGGTTTGCACGCAGCTTTCCCTTTTCAGCCGCCaactaatattttttttccctcgCTCTCTCTCACACATGCTTCCAGGGGGAGGCGAAAGAGAGAGTAAGAACCCACACACACCCCCCCTTGCGTCGGCTGCGGAGAGTCCATCCATGGTCTGATTGAAGGGAAGCGCTCTTCTGCTTCGATAAGGCGCACACCCCCCTGTGTGAATGCCGAACCGAAGGAGGGTACCCACAGAGTGAAATCTAGAGGCGGAAGGGCAATGGCAGATCCAATGAGCGACCGGCACCGTAAAGAGCTGGCCACTGGAGCAGCTGAGAAGGTGTGAGCCCCTGATCAAGGACAGGGATGGCCCCTGGCTCCCGGGAGTCGTATAGCTGCGTGTGGTGGAGTAGGGCCAGTCTAGGGCGATCTCTCGatacgaggaggaggatgggggGCCGTGGATGTCACTGCAGGAACGGGTAGAGAGGGGAGCTGAGGAGCTGAGCGCGCTGTCAACTTTTCAACTTTGGCACCTGGGGCGATGCCGAAAGGAAGGGCCGTTCCCAGGCAGGCCACCAGTTCAGGTCAGTCAGTTGGCACGTCACGCCCGCTACAGGCCAGGCCGGGCCAGGACAGGACAGCAGGCAGTGTCTCTGTTCGTGCCGCATGGATCTCTCCATCTCTGCCGCCCTCGCCGGGAGAAAAGGACAGGGCAGGGGTGGCTGGTTGGTCTTTTTTTGTTCCTTGGATTGGTAACCGTCGATGTGCGGGCACTCAGTGACTGAGGGCGGGACGTGCCaatgccagtgccagtgccagtcAGTGACGGAACCCGTACATTCCAGCGCTAGCTACCTTACGGCACGCTTTTTTCCCTCGCACCCCCGGCCTCCTCTCGTCACTCACTCTCCCTTCcgtcatcccatcccatcccgtcccatgttttttttcctttcctcTCTTCAAATCAAGTCAGCCTTGGCCATTATCTCTCGTTCATAGTCGCCTTGGTaatccttcttctctcgtTTTTCTGTCTGTCTGCATGCATGAATATAATACCAATCTAGACTTTCGTTCATCACACACCAAACACTCGCTGCAGAGAGCTTGGCTCCAAAAGCTTACATCCCGCCAAGCGTCGACGCCGAGCATTTGCTCGTCACCCCGTTAACACCCACCAACCCCAATCCAAATCTCTAATTTGCTCGGGCCTGTCTGCGCATGCGTCAGGATCTCGAGTCGCTGCCGCCAACATGAACGGGTATCGCGGATATGGCGAGGGGGACCAGGACAGGGAGTATAGGGAAATGGTTGAAATCGACGTCCAACGTCAGCAAGACCAcacacagcagcagcaacaacagcgtCAACAActgcctcagcagcagcagcctcaagacCAGTTCTACCAGCAAGACCTCCACTCGCCTTATGGTCCCCCAGAGCCTCAGCAGTATACACCCTATTCACCCTATCAAGCTCACGACGActttcagcagcagcagggccAAGGCCGCTCCATCACTGAGCAGAGCAGGCAGACACCGATGAGACCGTCTCCCGCACACATCGAAGACTACGCTCCTGCACCCGCCCCCGAATGGCCTCTGTCGCCCGCCGGTGGTagccctcagcctcagcacTACTTCAACGAGACCCCCGTGGACTCGAGGTCGGCCACTCCCTCTCTGAGGAGCGGCCAGGCGACACCCGGGCACAGGCATCCCAATTCCTCAGTCGACTGGAGACCTTCCAGCCTAATGGTACCACCCACGCCTCCGAGTACCTGCTTTCACGATCCGAGATTCAGTGTCACTGACTATTCCACCTCGTCCGATGAACAGAACCAGAGTCACCTGAGTCTCGCGGCACTCTTGCCAGGATCTACGGCTCGCAATTCGTCAAAGGACTTTTCTGTAGATGAGAGCGCCATCCAGCAGGTTCACAAGCGGGATGACTCGGACATTTGGAAGGGATGGAAGCGCTGGGTCTTCAAGCTGGTGCCCCTCCTGACCTTTGCTAACACGGGCCTGTACATGGCCTACCTCGCCCTGAGAATCGCCTGCGTGATATGGGCACAGAATGCTGCCGGAGAGGTATATGCCGCCGCTTGGGTCTTCATCGCCGTCGAGATTGCCGTTGCCATCCCCTCGCTGATGCACAACACCTGGACCATGTGGTCTatgaagaagaggcagcGTCCCAAGTTGAGGCTGACGGGCAACGACGTGCCCACCGTCGACGCCTTCATTACCTGCTGTGGTGAGGACGACGACCTCGTCATGGATACGGTTCGTGCCGCCTGCGACCTCGACTACCCCCGTGACCGCTTCCGAGTTGTCATTCTCGATGATGGTAAATCCGCCGGCCTCGAGGCCCAGTGTGCCAAGCTCGCCCTCACGTATCCCAACCTCTACTACATGGCCCGAATCAAGGTCCCTGGCCAGCCTCATCACTTCAAGGCCGGTAACCTGAACTACGGTCTGGATCAGGTGCATCTGCTTCCCGGAGGAGCCGGCCAGTTCATGGCGGCTCTGGATGCCGATATGGTAAAGATTACAGCCTCGTCCAACGCCCAATGGTTTGCTGACATGGATAGATTCCCGAGCGTGACTGGCTCCGTGCTGTTCTCCCTCATCTCCTCGTCGATCCCAAGATGGCTCTCGCTTGTCCGCCCCAGCTGTTCTACAACACTCCTCGCTCCGACCCCCTCGCCCAGAGTCTCGACTTTTTCGTCCACGTCATCGAGCCCATTAAGGACGCCCTCGGTGTTGCCTGGTGCACTGGTTCCGGTTATGTGGCTCGTCGCGAGGCTCTCGATCAGATTGGAAACTTCCCGCTTGGTTCGCTGGCCGAGGATGTCGCTACGTCTACTCTGATGCTTGGAAAGGGATGGAAGACGGCCTACGTCCACGAGCCCCTCCAGTTCGGTACTGTTCCTGAGGACTATGGCAGCCATCTTAAGCAGCGAACTCGATGGGCCATTGGAACCGTCGACACGTCTTTCAAGCTCAACTTCTGCCTGTGGGgtgacaaggtcaagcagaTGACGGTTGCCCAGCGATTCTCGGGTTTCCTGTACGCTTCGCTCAGCATCTACACCATCCTGCTCACCATCTCGCTCTTCGCCATCCCCATCATCCTGATCATGCAGAAGCCCCTGGTCGCCTACGCCACCGATGAGCAGCTGCGATGGCTGGTCCGAGCCTGCTTTGCGTCCGTCATTTCGAACCGACTGTGCGAGTTTGCCCTGTTCATCCCCGCAGGTTACCACACCGGTCAGCGAGGTTCCCGATACCAGCTCTGGATGTCGCCCTACATCGCTCTGTGCATCATTCGGTCCTTCATCCTTCCTACCTGGTTGGGTGGACAGACCCAGGCCTTCAAGCCTACCGGTTCTCTTGGCTCTGCCCTGAACGAGCGCGATCCCAAGCTTAGAAAGAACATGTTCCGCCGTCTCTGGGGCATCCTGATGAACTACATGGCCCTGTTCCACCTGGCGTTTGTCTACCTGACTCTTGTCGCGGTGGTGCTGACATCGTTCCGGTCCTTTTCGACTCAGGACACGACTCGCGGTGTGCTCTTGGGGCTGCTCACGCACGCCTTCTGGCCGCCGCTGaccttcctcttcatctgcaGCTCTCTGTGGACGCCCATCTCGTACGCCATCGACCCGCCTGCGATGCCGGACCGAGAGGATCTGCTCAACCGCGATCCCAAGACGCAGGTTGCGCACCCAACCAAGGCGAGCAAGAAGATTGCTTTTGGTGGACAGGCTGCGTGGTTCGAGCTCGAGTACACCATCACGACCGCCTACACTTGCCTGGTGTTTGTCGCCTCGTTCATCTTCTGAGAAGGGGGGTTGTAATCACGACTGTAACGATAATGTATGAGGAGCAGAAGAGGAGGTGAGGGAAGAAAGGCGGTCGGGTCAGGCAAGCAGGCGTCCTTTGAAGGCAGGCAACCTTTGAGAGGCAACCTTTGAGAAGGGCGGAAAGATCTGAGGACATCATTTGAAAGGCGCAACGAACGACATTTTGGGCATCGGTTTTTAGTATATACGCACAGCAACATCATCGTGTACCGCGACAACAATAACATATAGATAGAGGGGACAACAAACCAAGGgaacgaacgaacgaacAAACGAACGGTCAAGGCCCTGGAGGACGATCTGCACGCACGAATGTCCCAAGCGaggctttttaataatagaatgCATTGAATTGAATTGAACCCAATTGAGTCAGCCGATCAGACTGTGCCCTGCTGCTGCATGAATCGCGTCGTGGCCACAAGCGCAGGACCGCCATTCCTTGGCCTGTTTGCCGAAACGGCGCGGCGAAAGTGTCGGGATTTACAAACATCCCTTCATCCGCCTTTGCATAACTTTTCACATTCACATGGCAAATTAATGCGACTCATGTCACTCCAACGCCGAAATCTCTTCTAGACCGACGGAGTTTCCTTGTTCCAGAAACGGCGCTAGGTAACGTGACCAGTCACATCCTGCGGATTGGTCTTATCAGCTCGTGGCACGACTCCACAATCCAGGAACCTGGTCTCAGATATCAACAAAGTTTTTGCCCGACTCGTCCAAACGAACGACATGACATGAGCGTAGCCGCCAATTGGCCTCCTTCACCGCTTTCAAACGGATACGATGCGAATGACCCTTTCTCGTACACGACATCTGCCCTTCTCCAGCGCCCACAGGCAGGCCAAACAGCTCCATGATTTCCCGCATCGTGGGCCCAGCATCGCCGCTAAATGGCCCAACACCCCGGCCCCATTGGCCTGGGCAACGGGATGGAGTTCTGGACCCCTATTCTCCAAGGGTCTCTCTGCTCTTGTTGAGCGGAGACTGGGGGGTCAAAcgcacttttttttttatgcCATGGCTGGATTAGGTATGGGAGAACAAAcgaggggaggaggagggacaGCTCTGGGTTTAAAGCTGGGACGAGAGCCAGCAGGGAGGGAGCCCAAGGAGAGAAAAATTTCCCAcctttctttcccttctctAGCAAACATCAATTGGTCTGAGGTCGCTGGCTCGTCTTCTACGTCTCCCAATTGTTCTGTCTAGATCAGCTCAACATGGCTACTCGACAGCGTACTTCGACCACTGTTGTGGTTGAGAAGCCTTCTGCCAAGGTCAGTTCTACTCTGCTCACTGTTTCTCTCTTCAGCTGCTGACTCTGTCGCAAAGGTGACTCTggagcctcagcagcagcagcctcaattCCCCGAtatcaagaccatcaaggaTGCCATCCCCGCCCACTGCTTCCAGCCCTCGCTCTTCACCTCCTTCTACTATGTCTTCCGCGACTTTGCCATGGTGGCCACCCTCGTCTGGGCTGCCTTGACCTACATTCCCGCCATCCCTGACCAGAGGCTGCGCGTCGCCGCCTGGATGGTCTACGGCTTTGTTCAGGGCCTCGTGTGTACTGGTGTCTGGATCCTGGGCCACGAGTGCGGCCACGGTGCTTTCTCTACTCACGGCAAGCTCAACAATGTCGTCGGATGGTTCCTCCACTCGTTCCTCCTGGTGCCCTACTTCTCGTGGAAGTACTCTCACCACCGCCACCACCGCTTCACCGGCCACATGGACCTCGACATGGCCTTTGTGCCCGCCACCCAGCCCAAGAAGCACAGCATCTTTGCCGGCATCGACCTGAACGAGCTGTTTGAGGACACCCCCATCGCCCAGCTCATCAGGATCGTCTTCCACCAGCTGTTCGGCTGGCAGGTGTACCTCCTGTTCAACGCCAGCGCTGGTAAGGGCAGCAAGCAGTGGGAGCCCAAGGGTCTGGCCAAATGGTTCCGCGTCAGCCACTTTGAGCCCACCAGCGCCGTGTTCCGCCCCAACgaggccatcttcatcttcatctcggaCCTCGGCCTGGCCATCACCTTCACCGCCCTGTACTTTGCCTCCAAGGCTGTCGGAACTTCGACTGTTCTGTTCCTCTACGCCGTCCCCTACTTCTGGGTGCACCACTGGCTGGGTAAGATTTCTTCATTTGTGAGAGTAGAATAGCTGCTGACGTGATTTTAGTCGCCATCACctacctccaccaccaccacaccgAGGTCCCTCACTACACCAACGAGGGCTGGACCTATGTCAAGGGCGCTCTCGCTACTGTTGACCGTGAATTTGGCTTCATTGGCAAGCACCTGTTCCACGGCATCATTGAGAAGCACGTCGTCCACCACCTTTTCCCGTGAGTATTCTCTGTCGCTTGATGTGAACTCAATCTGACCTTGCCAGCCGTATCCCCTTCTACAAGGCCGACGAGGccaccgaggccatcaagcctCTCCTGGGCGACCTCTACTACCACGACGAGCGCAACTTCCTCGGCCAGCTCTGGTCCGTCTTTGGCACGCTCAAGTACGTCGAGCACGACCCCACCAACCAGGGTGCCATGCGATGGGCCAAGGAGTAGAGCTCCACGGCTGTTGGGGCCCCATGCAAAGAGACATAGAGATTAGACGATGGGATAGACAACGATAGACCAAACGACTAGACACACAATGCTATAGATCTAGAGCAAATGCTTTCTCGGCTGGTATCGGATTTAGACGCTCTGAGATAGAAAAGGTGAAATCGGATGATGAAACAAAATGGAGTTGCTTGTCCTGTTCGACTGCAATGTATTATACCAATAGAGGCTGAATCAATGACCTTAGCTCTGAACATTTGTCTGCGACGCTTGGGTTGGTGTCCAATTTGACTCAATTTGAGATGGCCTCTGCGATTGGGCAGAGATGAGCTTGCTTTATCGATCTAGATCCATCCAATCCTGAGACAATCTCTCGCATGAGATTAAGATGGTCGTGGAGGTGTGGAGACCCTCAACAACGCCAAGACCAATCGACTTGATTAGTCAGTCGTTTGCGAAGCTTTCATCGGTCAAATGATGTGCCCTTTTCCGATGACGAGATGGAACTGAAGGCTCTCAAAGATGGACGACGTTGCGCAAAGCAGCAGGCGAAAGGGTAAGTAAACTAAACAGTGCTATTGCTTGGATTGTTTGCTGATGGTCATGTAGCCTGTGATTACTGTGTCTCGCGCAAGATTAAATGTGATGGACGGAAGCCGACGTGCTCCAACTGTACTCTTTATGGTGTCGCCTGCAAGATTACGACGGCCAGAAGAAGAGCCGTTCTTCGAAGCGCTGCGACGATTCCCTCTGCGGTTCAGCCACCACAGTAAGAGCCTCAAGTATCGTGATGGGGAATTTCACTGACATGGTCCAGGCCGGATCGAATGCAGGCCCTCGAGGAGCGGTTGGCAGGCATTGAAGCTCTCCTCTCGGTGCTGACGGGTACAAAGAGTTCTACTTCAGTTTCTGTGCCGGCGGCTAGATATCCTGATGTCAGCCTTGACGATATTGACATATCCACTCCTGCAGATGGTCTAGCGACTGATGCGAGTCCAACGCTTTTCGAACCTGATCAGTGGCCGATGCCTTTGACGACGCATCATCACCTGGAGCTGCCGCCTCTTTCAGAGATTCTCCCCGTGGTggataattattttaaaaagtataaccGACTTATGCCTTTGTTTGATGAGCCTACGTTTATGAGGATGCTGCTTGATTGGCATTCCTCTCCGAACAAGCGATCCATGGTTCCCTGGGCAGCAGTCAACATCGTCATGGCGATAACATACCGCGTCCTCGAGGGTAGATACATGGACGATCCACCGCTCGCCCAGTGCCTCCGCAACATCCGATCCGTCATGACGGAGTTGATGACGCCGGGGCAAGACCTAATGGGAGTCCAAGTTCTTCTCGCAATGTCGATCTTTTATCAAGGGTCTGCTGACTTTCAGCTTGGCATTGTTTTGATGGGGAGTGTTGTTCGGTTGGCGCAGAGTCTGAGGTTGCATTCGAGATTGGCGTCGCAGGGGGTTTCAAAGGCGGAGACGCTTTTGAGGTGTCGTGTTTTTTGGATTGCTTATATCTATGATAGGGTATGTATTTATCTTTGGAGACTTTTGCATTGCTAATGGTTTATAGGAGCTGGCGCTGCGGTGTAAATCGCCTTACTATCAACTCGACAGCGAGACCGACCTCGACCTACCACCCGCAAACCCTGAAGATGGTCTGGGAGTCATCACTTCTGACACGGATTCTGTGCAGCTCAACTTTCTGCGGGCTCGGGTGCAACTTGCTTTTATACAGGGAAAGACGAATGATCTCCTCTACAGTCAAAAGGGACGGAAACTCACGCACGAGCAACGATCTAATAACATCACCCGCATCGAAGAGAGGATGACCGAGTGGCTCAGGACTATACCTCCAGAGTTACAAACAGCCGAAGGGATAAAGCAGCGTCTTTCACCGATGCCTACGCTGTTGATGCTTAATATGTTTTACCGCCATTTTGAGTGTCTGATTCAACTGCACTCCATCTTTTCATTTGACGATGTGTGGATTGATAGGGTGAATAGCTATCTTTCGCCTGCTGTCATTGAAGTCAAAGATGATGAACCGGATGGAGAGCTTGTGCGAGCTGGTCTTGCGCCTTTGCCGCCTGGATGGACGGGGTGTGTGAGCGGTGCGAGGTTGTGTCTTGAACTTCTCACCATGGGACGACAGAGTGAATTTACGCTCTGGTAAGTATTCTCCGCGTGTGCTGAGAATGGTAGCTGACTATGTAGGCTTCATACATGCGGATCATACTCCTGTCTCGTCCTCCTAATCGTAAACATGATTGAATTCCCAGCCCACGACCACGTCTCAACAGACCGGAGGATCTCGGATGCGTGTCTGGTAATGTTTGACGCCATGTGTCAAACACTACCCAAAGATCCGTTTGCAAAGTTGTTGGGTGTGGTGAGAGAGCTGGATCGACGCGCAAGAGGACAAGTAAACCGTTTGATGCGGACAAAGGAGGGAATCGGTTTG includes:
- a CDS encoding FA-desaturase domain-containing protein, with the translated sequence MATRQRTSTTVVVEKPSAKVTLEPQQQQPQFPDIKTIKDAIPAHCFQPSLFTSFYYVFRDFAMVATLVWAALTYIPAIPDQRLRVAAWMVYGFVQGLVCTGVWILGHECGHGAFSTHGKLNNVVGWFLHSFLLVPYFSWKYSHHRHHRFTGHMDLDMAFVPATQPKKHSIFAGIDLNELFEDTPIAQLIRIVFHQLFGWQVYLLFNASAGKGSKQWEPKGLAKWFRVSHFEPTSAVFRPNEAIFIFISDLGLAITFTALYFASKAVGTSTVLFLYAVPYFWVHHWLVAITYLHHHHTEVPHYTNEGWTYVKGALATVDREFGFIGKHLFHGIIEKHVVHHLFPRIPFYKADEATEAIKPLLGDLYYHDERNFLGQLWSVFGTLKYVEHDPTNQGAMRWAKE
- a CDS encoding Zn(2)-C6 fungal-type domain-containing protein; translation: MDDVAQSSRRKACDYCVSRKIKCDGRKPTCSNCTLYGVACKITTARRRAVLRSAATIPSAVQPPQPDRMQALEERLAGIEALLSVLTGTKSSTSVSVPAARYPDVSLDDIDISTPADGLATDASPTLFEPDQWPMPLTTHHHLELPPLSEILPVVDNYFKKYNRLMPLFDEPTFMRMLLDWHSSPNKRSMVPWAAVNIVMAITYRVLEGRYMDDPPLAQCLRNIRSVMTELMTPGQDLMGVQVLLAMSIFYQGSADFQLGIVLMGSVVRLAQSLRLHSRLASQGVSKAETLLRCRVFWIAYIYDRELALRCKSPYYQLDSETDLDLPPANPEDGLGVITSDTDSVQLNFLRARVQLAFIQGKTNDLLYSQKGRKLTHEQRSNNITRIEERMTEWLRTIPPELQTAEGIKQRLSPMPTLLMLNMFYRHFECLIQLHSIFSFDDVWIDRVNSYLSPAVIEVKDDEPDGELVRAGLAPLPPGWTGCVSGARLCLELLTMGRQSEFTLWLHTCGSYSCLVLLIVNMIEFPAHDHVSTDRRISDACLVMFDAMCQTLPKDPFAKLLGVVRELDRRARGQVNRLMRTKEGIGLSEEMSPSLAWTILEDMEL